Proteins from a genomic interval of Paenibacillus lentus:
- a CDS encoding anthranilate synthase component I family protein: MVTMTRWEHWENWAAEGKWTMLPYALKMKSASRLPSDWAHAWDKAHPYSFVLESGKDGRYTFLGLEPVSIIRGKGNSARIEDIPTGQVVQVEGRPLDVLHDWLRPFSSPELPGLPKFSGGGVGYLSYDVVRSLERLPVIAEDDLQIDDYIWMRMEEIWVFDHEHGEVYAIIHCPIGVDKSALSLAEAFKEAGQRASLMLERWNEIIYETEHGVLAEKTKARRAVLSTRDASSVEWDDILERSASISFVQEDFEAAVRRVQEYIAAGDVFQVNLSLRRGIPLTTSPEEVYEWLRLLNPSPYMGLLRFPDFQLVSASPELLVKLEQGKMATRPIAGTRRRGATVEEDEAMARELLDSEKERAEHIMLVDLLRNDLGRVSKFGTVRASELMVIEYYSHVMHLVSQVEGQLDTGKTPFDVIAAVFPGGTITGAPKVRTMEIIEELEPVTRGPYTGAMGWIDYKGNMELNIIIRTLIVKDGVGHIQVGAGIVIDSEPYREYRECHNKARAIVMAVGLSEEIATEGQGQGMKL, translated from the coding sequence ATGGTTACCATGACACGATGGGAGCATTGGGAGAACTGGGCAGCGGAAGGGAAATGGACGATGCTCCCCTATGCCCTCAAAATGAAATCGGCATCCCGACTGCCGAGCGATTGGGCACACGCCTGGGATAAGGCGCATCCGTATTCCTTTGTGCTTGAGAGCGGCAAGGATGGCCGCTATACTTTTCTCGGACTAGAGCCGGTATCGATCATTCGGGGAAAAGGGAATTCAGCTCGAATTGAGGATATCCCTACAGGTCAAGTTGTACAAGTTGAGGGAAGGCCGTTAGACGTACTCCATGACTGGTTGAGGCCTTTTTCGTCTCCAGAGCTTCCCGGACTGCCTAAATTCAGTGGAGGTGGCGTAGGGTATCTCAGTTATGATGTTGTCCGCTCGCTAGAACGTCTTCCAGTTATAGCTGAGGATGATCTCCAGATAGACGATTATATTTGGATGCGTATGGAAGAGATATGGGTGTTCGATCATGAGCATGGCGAGGTGTATGCGATCATTCATTGTCCTATCGGTGTGGATAAATCTGCTTTATCACTGGCCGAGGCATTCAAAGAGGCCGGGCAGCGGGCATCGTTGATGCTTGAACGTTGGAATGAGATCATATATGAAACCGAGCATGGAGTTCTGGCGGAAAAAACAAAGGCCCGGCGAGCTGTGCTATCGACAAGAGATGCTTCATCAGTCGAGTGGGACGATATTTTAGAACGGTCTGCTTCCATCTCTTTTGTTCAAGAGGATTTTGAAGCAGCGGTACGCCGGGTACAGGAGTATATTGCAGCGGGTGACGTGTTCCAGGTGAACTTGTCTTTGCGGCGCGGCATTCCGCTTACGACTTCGCCAGAGGAAGTCTATGAATGGCTGAGATTGTTGAATCCATCTCCCTATATGGGGTTGCTGCGCTTTCCGGACTTTCAGCTTGTTTCCGCTTCACCAGAGCTCCTTGTGAAGCTCGAGCAAGGAAAGATGGCCACACGTCCTATCGCTGGAACTCGGCGCCGTGGTGCCACGGTAGAAGAGGACGAGGCAATGGCTCGCGAGCTGCTGGACAGCGAGAAGGAGCGCGCAGAGCATATAATGCTCGTCGATTTACTGCGCAACGACTTGGGACGCGTATCTAAGTTCGGTACGGTAAGGGCCAGCGAACTGATGGTTATTGAATACTATTCCCATGTCATGCACCTGGTGTCTCAGGTAGAGGGTCAATTGGATACTGGGAAAACGCCATTTGATGTGATTGCTGCTGTATTTCCGGGGGGAACCATTACGGGTGCTCCGAAAGTCAGGACGATGGAAATTATCGAGGAACTGGAGCCTGTAACCCGCGGGCCATATACCGGTGCAATGGGGTGGATTGACTACAAAGGAAATATGGAATTAAATATTATTATACGTACACTGATCGTTAAGGACGGCGTAGGCCATATTCAGGTCGGTGCCGGGATCGTCATCGACTCCGAGCCTTATCGGGAATACAGGGAGTGCCATAATAAAGCCAGAGCTATCGTGATGGCGGTTGGGTTGAGTGAGGAGATCGCCACGGAAGGCCAGGGACAGGGGATGAAGTTATGA